In the genome of Syngnathoides biaculeatus isolate LvHL_M chromosome 14, ASM1980259v1, whole genome shotgun sequence, one region contains:
- the LOC133512066 gene encoding E3 ubiquitin-protein ligase HECW2-like gives MIGGTLPSNLPLDCESDVCPEAEGEGASALELEGLGMRKLSLQAMGGMSKEVDDDESKPHEETGSAESEQVTTETDGEEGTPVNGHPVRSLPSVRHDIHRYQRVDEPLPPNWEARIDSHGRIFFVDHVNRTTTWQRPTGPPAPQGLTRSNSIQQMEQLNRRYQSIRRTITNSDRTEETTDDLLPDSEAELIPHSISEYRRDSSVSHSSGRSRLSLLLQSPSAKFLCSPDFFTVLHSNPSAYRMFTSNTCLKHMISKVRRDAHYFERYQHNRDLVTFLNMFSNKQLELPRGWEMKHDHTGKPFFVDHNCRSTTFIDPRLPLQSSRSTGLLAHRQHLSRQRSHSAGESLLFAQVIDDSRQSNPPAMPRPSSTFSGSSRSSQYHDVVPVAYNDKIVAFLRQPNVFEILQERQPELARNNSLKEKVQFIRSEGANGLARLSGDADLVMLLSLFEEEVMSYVPPLLHPNYSLSSSPQSSPGKTIAAQHRYVHFGLFTLLSFYVSFSRFHILGTQRANARAPAPYKRDFEAKLRNFYRKLETKGYGQGPGKVKLIIRRDHLLEDAFNQIMCYSRKDLQRSKLYVSFVGEDGLDYSGPSREFFFLVSRELFNPYYGLFEYSANDTYTVQISPMSAFVDNHHEWFRFSGRILGLALVHQYLLDAFFTRPFYKGLLRIPCDLSDLEFLDEEFHQSLQWMKDNDIEDMLDLTFTVNEEVFGQITERELKPGGAGIPVSEKNKKEYIERMVKWRIERGVAQQTESLVRGFYEVVDVRLVSVFDARELELVIAGTAEIDLADWRNNTEYRGGYHDNHIVIRWFWAAVERFNNEQRLRLLQFVTGTSSIPYEGFASLRGSNGPRRFCVEKWGKITSLPRAHTCFNRLDLPPYPSFSMLYEKLVTAVEETSTFGLE, from the exons ATGATTGGTGGCACTCTGCCGTCCAATTTGCCTTTAGACTGTGAAAGTGATGTTTGTCCTGAGGCTGAAGGAGAGGGAGCCTCTGCCCTGGAGCTTGAGGGGCTTGggatgaggaagctgagtctacAGGCCATGGGCGGTATGTCCAAAGAAGTGGACGACGATGAGTCCAAGCCGCATGAGGAGACTGGCTCTGCGGAGTCTGAGCAAGTTACAACAGAAACAGATGGAGAGGAAG GTACACCTGTCAACGGTCATCCTGTACGGTCGCTTCCATCTGTACGACATGATATTCACCGTTATCAACGTGTGGATGAGCCTCTACCACCGA ACTGGGAGGCACGGATCGACAGTCACGGCAGGATCTTTTTTGTGGACCACGTGAACAGGACCACAACATGGCAGCGACCGACCGGACCCCCAGCACCACAGGGCCTGACCCGGTCCAACTCCATTCAGCAGATGGAGCAACTCAACCGCAG ATACCAGAGCATCAGGAGGACCATAACCAACAGCGATAGGACAGAGGAAACCACAGATGACTTGCTCCCCGATTCAGAAGCTGAACTGATTCCCCACTCCATTTCCG aaTACAGACGCGACAGCTCAGTGAGTCACTCGAGCGGTCGCTCCCGTCTATCGCTGCTGCTCCAATCACCCAGCGCCAAATTCCTGTGCAGTCCCGACTTCTTTACGGTGCTGCATTCTAACCCC AGTGCCTACCGCATGTTTACGAGCAACACCTGCCTGAAGCATATGATCAGCAAGGTCCGACGAGACGCTCACTACTTTGAGCGCTACCAGCACAATCGAGACCTGGTCACCTTCCTCAACATGTTCTCTAACAAGCAGCTGGAGCTTCCCAGGGGATGGGAAATGAAACATGATCATACTGGGAAG CCGTTCTTTGTGGATCACAACTGTCGCTCTACAACTTTCATCGACCCACGGCTGCCTCTTCAGAGCTCTCGCTCCACCGGACTGCTGGCCCACCGCCAGCACCTGAGCCGCCAACGCAGCCACAGCGCTGGCGAG TCCCTCCTTTTCGCACAGGTGATCGACGACTCCCGGCAAAGCAACCCGCCCGCCATGCCCAGGCCCTCTAGCACCTTCAGCGGGTCCAGTCGCTCCAGCCAGTACCACGATGTGGTGCCCGTGG CATACAACGACAAGATTGTGGCTTTTTTGAGGCAACCCAATGTCTTTGAGATACTACAGGAGAGACAACCGGAGCTCGCCAGGAACAACTCACTCAA GGAGAAGGTGCAGTTCATCCGCAGTGAGGGAGCCAATGGGCTTGCACGTCTCTCAGGGGACGCCGACCTAGTCATGCTGCTGAG CTTATTTGAAGAGGAGGTGATGTCGTATGTGCCGCCTTTACTCCACCCAAATTACAGCCTCTCCTCCTCTCCTCAGAGTTCCCCGGGTAAGACAATAGCAGCACAACACAGATACGtacattttggactttttacCTTACTGTCTTTCTATGTAAGTTTTTCCCGTTTTCATATCTTAGGCACCCAACGAGCCAATGCCCGCGCTCCTGCGCCTTACAAGAGGGATTTTGAGGCTAAACTGAGGAACTTCTATCGGAAACTGGAGACCAAAGGATATGGACAGGGACCCGGGAAAGTCAA GCTCATCATACGGCGGGACCACCTTCTGGAGGATGCCTTCAACCAAATCATGTGTTACTCCCGCAAAGACCTACAGAGGAGTAAACTTTATGTCAGCTTCGTAGGCGAGGACGG GTTGGACTACAGCGGGCCGTCTAGAGAATTCTTCTTCCTGGTGTCCAGAGAACTTTTCAACCCTTACTACGGCTTGTTTGAATATTCGGCCAATGACACGTACACTGTCCAAATCAGCCCCATGTCCGCCTTTGTGGATAATCACCACGAATG GTTTCGTTTTAGCGGGCGGATTCTGGGACTGGCTCTAGTTCATCAGTACCTGCTGGATGCCTTCTTTACTCGGCCTTTCTACAAGGGGCTGCTACGCAT ACCTTGTGATCTGAGTGACTTGGAGTTCCTGGATGAGGAGTTCCACCAGAGCCTGCAATGGATGAAGGACAACGATATTGAGGACATGCTTGACCTCACTTTTACAGTCAACGAGGAGGTCTTTGGACAG ATCACAGAGAGAGAGCTGAAGCCAGGGGGGGCCGGCATCCCCGTGTCGGAGAAGAACAagaaggagtacattgagcggATGGTCAAGTGGCGCATCGAGAGGGGAGTGGCTCAGCAGACCGAGAGCCTGGTCCGAGGTTTCTATGAG GTGGTGGACGTGCGACTGGTGTCGGTGTTTGATGCCAGGGAGCTGGAGCTGGTGATCGCTGGCACCGCTGAGATCGACCTGGCGGACTGGAGGAACAACACAGAGTACAGAGGAG gttaccatgacaaccacaTAGTGATACGCTGGTTCTGGGCAGCTGTGGAGAGGTTCAACAATGAGCAGAGGCTGCGACTTCTGCAG TTTGTCACGGGCACATCCAGTATTCCTTATGAAGGCTTCGCCTCGCTACGCGGAAGTAACGGACCCCGCAGGTTTTGTGTCGAGAAGTGGGGGAAGATCACCTCCTTACCCAG AGCGCACACTTGTTTCAATCGGCTGGACCTGCCGCCCTACCCATCCTTCTCCATGCTCTACGAGAAGCTGGTGACAGCCGTGGAGGAGACCAGCACCTTCGGTTTGGAGTGA
- the LOC133512069 gene encoding E3 ubiquitin-protein ligase HECW2-like: MRPSLATAVLPARTRAQNAPNLAVGSREHLSAPRRRSPNLRHTLSPENLRSLAERGGVSVDAVSMVGGPVGLLRANSDTDLVSSQTRSSLTASTLDFTLNRGQTLVISWDIKEEVDATDWIGLYHIDEISPSNVWDCKNRGVNGTQKGQIVWRLEAGPYFMEPETKICFKYYHGVSGALRATTPCITVKNTAVLVEGLAEQVGIEHPRKLISFTLTDLRATGLKKGMFFHPDPYLKMSIHPGKRSVFPVFSHHGQERRSAIIANTVNPVWHGEKYTFVALMTDILYIEVKDKFAKSRPIIKRFLGQLTIPVQRLIEKIPG, translated from the exons ATGCGCCCATCCCTTGCCACCGCTGTCCTCCCAGCCAGGACCCGCGCCCAAAATGCGCCCAATTTGGCCGTGGGGAGCCGGGAGCACCTCTCGGCCCCCCGCAGGCGTAGCCCCAATCTGCGGCACACCCTCAGCCCGGAAAACCTCCGAAGCCTGGCTGAGAGAGGGGGGGTATCGGTGGATGCCGTGTCCATGGTGGGCGGTCCTGTTGGGCTGCTCCGTGCCAACAGCGACACAGACCTGGTGAGCTCACAGACCAGGTCTTCGCTGACCGCGTCCACCCTGGACTTCACGCTGAACAGGGGCCAGACCCTCGTCATATCCTGGGACATCAAGGAGGAAGTGGACGCCACTGACTGGATCGGACTGTACCATATCG ATGAGATCAGCCCGTCAAACGTTTGGGACTGCAAGAACCGAGGCGTGAATGGCACCCAGAAAGGTCAAATTGTTTGGAGGCTGGAGGCTGGGCCTTACTTCATGGAAC CGGAGACCAAGATTTGTTTCAAGTACTACCATGGAGTGAGTGGAGCCCTAAGAGCAACGACACCCTGCATCACTGTGAAGAATACAGCTGTACTG GTTGAAGGCCTTGCGGAACAGGTGGGCATTGAACATCCTCGGAAACTGATAAGCTTCACTTTGACTG ATCTCCGTGCTACTGGCCTAAAGAAAGGTATGTTCTTCCATCCGGATCCGTACCTCAAGATGTCCATCCACCCTGGGAAGAGAAGTGTCTTCCCTGTCTTCAGCCACCATGGACAAGAACGTCGCTCGGCCATCATTGCCAATACCGTCAATCCGGTTTGGCATGGAGAG AAATACACATTTGTAGCACTGATGACGGACATCCTGTACATCGAGGTGAAGGACAAGTTTGCCAAAAGTAGACCCATCATCAAGCGCTTTCTTGGGCAGTTGACCATCCCCGTGCAGCGGCTTATTGAGAAAATACCTGGGTAA